CCTCTCGCCCGGCAGATCGTTTTCGATTGGATCGAGGACCGGATGCGCGAAGGGGAACGATGACAATCCGTGAGAGTCGGCTTTGGGTCGGTTATTGCCGCTGATCAATCGAATTTGAGCGTCAGCTTTCTCAATAGCGGACTCTCATCGAATCCTGATGGGAGGCAATCTTCAGCCAAGAGCGGACACTTGATAATCAGGGGCTGCTAGTGATCGTGAGTTTTTGGATACCGCACTTAAACAAGATCACGCGTAAAATGCCCTTTAAACCACTTGAGAGGATTTATTAACGGCCAATGGTGGATCTTTATTGTGAAAGAGTAGACTCTGGCTTCTGGGCGGAACCAGTCAACGCCTTGACCAATATCGGTTTTGTCTTTGCGGCGTGGTTTATATGGCGCATCGTGGCGCGCGGGCAAGTGCACAGCTCGAGTATCGCTGCGATTGTCGGCGTGATAGCGGCTATCGGTATTGGAAGTTTCCTGTTTCATACAATGGCAACACCGCTTACGCGATGGCTGGATATCATTCCCATTTTCGTGTTCCAGCTGTTATACATCGGATTTTATACTCGCCGGATTATCAATCTGCCCATGGCAGTTATTGGCATCTTACTAATCGTGTTTGTGGCAGCATCTGTCTATGGTAGGCAATTTCCGGACGTCATTAACGGCTCGCTGATATACGCGCCTGCTTTGCTGGTAATTTTTGTTCTGGGTTTATACCACTACCAGAGTCAGAAGGTGGAGCGCACCTTGTTACTCGTTGCCGCCAGTGTGTTCTTGCTTTCGATATTTTTCCGTTCTATCGATAACATGATTTGTTCCCAGTTTGCATTAGGAACCCATTTCCTGTGGCATATTCTAAATGCGTTGGTTATATACTTGGCAATGCGTGCTCTAATTTCAAACTTATCGTCTGGGCCCAGGTCGGTTTCTCACTAACCATTCCGAGGATAGCTCCTTAATCTTTATTTTGGAACGTTTCGTTTTCGATTTTTATTTTTATAGGGTAGATCTTCAATACATCTACCATAAAGATCTTTATCCCAATATAAAGGCCCGATATTGTTAAAAGCGAGGCTATAAATCCGTAGTTGGCACCGATTTTATAAATCAGAAGACCCGCGGCAACGAACATAAGACAATAATAACAAACGTCTAATAAAAAATTGCGAAGCCCAAAGTAACCAGATATACAGCCATCCTCTACAGGCATTCCATAATGAACTGGAAATGGAATGCCACCAACACAAATATCAGGATTTCTTTTGTAAGCTACCATCGGATTCACAAACCAACCTACCAATACACCAAGCACGGCGGCCAGCGTGATCGTTATTGATAGCCAAGTTGTTTCTGAATGCTGCAACCGTTCGTAAAGAGTGCTCCATACATAATAGATAAGCATCGGCAAGATAACGAGCGATCCAATAACAACATACCTCACCTTATCAAGTTGTATTCGTGGGGTTTTCATGAACTACTCGTATATTGCCCCATTGAAATTATTTCACGATCCATGGTATGCCTAATTCATGGATTTGAGGGTAAAAGTTGCTCGAACTATTCGTTTCACAAAATTAATGGGATCATAAGCATCGAATAGCCATACTGATGCGTATCAATTTCCCTTTAGATGGGAGTCTCCTTTGGGTCGTTTTCTGCCGCCCATCAAAGATTTCCCAGCGTCTGCTTTTCGGAATTGAGGCTTAAACTCGGGCTAATTGAAACTCTCTAATTCCCTCGAAAACAGCCCTGACCTCTCGCGAAGGCGCCAGGCAAAAAGTTCGATATGTGTCCACGATGGGGAGCCAAACACCAAAAAGCCGGTTGAGCATGCCCAACCGGCTTTTCTCGTTCCTGGCGACGTCGGGTAAATCTTAGCGGAGTCCGGAGACGTCACCCTTATCCGGAAACGCCTTTACCACCTGCCATCAGGCCGCACCCGACATTTCCCTGCCGGTATGGCACATTTTCCTGACTTGCATCATTTCATTCCGACCCAATTGCATTTAAATACCGGTAACCAGAGATTCTAATACTGGATAAATGACAGTCACCCGACCGCAAACGGCCGATACAGATATCGTCTTCAACACCCGTGGTATCACCAAGGTCTACCAGATGGGCGAAGTGCAGGTTCACGCCTTGCGCGGCATCGACCTGGAACTGTATGAAGGCGAATTCATCGTTCTGTTGGGGCCATCGGGGAGCGGTAAATCAACGCTGCTGAATATCCTCGGCGGCCTGGATGTGCCCAGCAGCGGCACGGTGCAATACCAGGATCACGATCTCAGCACCTTCAGGGAATCGGTGCTCACCCGTTATCGGCGCGAACACGTCGGCTTCGTATTCCAGTTTTACAACCTGATCCCCAGCCTGACCGCGCGCGAGAACGTCGCGCTGGTCACCGAGATTTCCAGTAGGCCCCTGCCGCCCGACGAGGCACTCGAACTCGTCAACCTGAGTGACCGCGCGGAACATTTTCCGGCGCAGTTATCGGGTGGCGAACAGCAGCGCGTGGCCATCGCCCGTGCGATTGCCAAGCGACCGGACGTATTACTGTGCGACGAGCCGACCGGCGCGTTGGATATCAGGACCGGCATCGTGGTGCTGGAGGCGTTGGCGAAAGCCAACCGGGAACTGGGCACCACCACCGTGGTGATCACACACAACGTCGCGATCGCCGATATGGCAGACCGTGTAATCCATCTTAGCGATGGCAAAATTTCGAATATCGAGATCAACTCGCAGAAAAAAGCGCCTGCGGAATTGAGCTGGTAAAAAGATGAGAGCACTGAACCTCAAACTCTGGCGCGACCTTTGGCATTTGCGCGGCCAGTCCCTCGCCATCATCGCGGTGATGGCCAGCGGGGTTGCCTGCTTTCTCATGTTCATGAGCACGCTGGACTCGTTGCTGCTGAGCCGCGACTTGTATTACAGCGAAAACCGTTTCGCCGACATCTTCGTGCCGATCAAGCGCGCGCCGGAATCGGTCGCCCGGCTAATCGCAACGATCGATGGCGTAGACAAGGTCGATACCCGCGTTGTGGCACCCCTGACGATCGACATCGAAGGTTTTCCCGAACCTGTCGTCGGCACCGTAACCTCCATTCCGGACAACGGCGAATCCCTGCTCAACCAGCTCTACCTGCGTGCCGGGCGGCTGATCGATCCCGGACGCAACGACGAAATCATCATCAGCGAATCCTTTGCCAAAGCGCACGACTTCAAGCCGGGCGATCAGCTGCATGTCATCATCAAGGGCAAGCGCAAACAACTGCGTATCGTCGGCACCGGCGGATCCCCTGAATTCGTTCACCAACTGCGCCCCGGCGGCATGTTTCCCGACTACGAACGCTACGGCATCCTGTGGATGGGCCGTACGGCGCTGTCACACGCCTACGAAATGCAGGGCGCATTCAATTACGCGGTGCTGACGCTGACGCGCGACGCCGATGAACAAACCGTGATGGACCGTATCGACGAGCTCCTGGGGCGTTATGGCGGCATCGGCTCCTTTGCCCGTGAGCACCAGCCCTCGCATCGGTTCCTCGCGCAGGAACTCGAACAGCTGGAAAACCTGTCCGGTATCTTTCCGATTATATTCCTGGGCGTGGCAGCCTTCCTGCTGAACGTCGTCGTCACCCGCCTTGTCGGCACCCAGCGCGAGCAGATCGCGGCCCTGAAAGCGTTCGGCTATGCGAACACTACCGTCGCTTCGCATTACCTGCAGATGGTCATGCTTATCGTACTGGCCGGTGTCGTGCTCGGTATTGCAGCCGGCGCCTGGCTCGGCGTGATGCTCAGCGAAATCTTTGTGGAATATTTCCGGCTGCCGTTCGTGCATTTCGAAATGCATCCACTGCGCATAATCCAGGCCGGCCTGATCACTGTCGTCGCGGGTCTGCTGGGCACACTGGCCGCGGTGCGTGCCACTGTGCGCCTGAAACCGGCCGAAGCCATGCGCCCGGAAGCGCCGACCGTCTACCGCACATCGTTGATAGAAGAAATGGGGTTGAAGCGTGTGTTCTCGACACCCACCCGCATGATTTTGCGTAATCTCGGCCACAAGCCGGTCAAGTCGCTATTGTCGGTGCTGGGGATCGCGCTGGCTGTCGGTATGCTGATGACCGGCCGCTTCCAGGAAAACAGCACCAACTACATGGTGGACATGCACTACGGTCTGTCGCAACGCGATGACCTGTCAGTCGGATTCAACGAGGCGACTTCGCACCGCGCACTCACCGAACTGCAAAGCCTGCGCGGCGTCGAGTATGGAGAACCGGTGCGCACGTTACCGGCGCGACTGCGTTTTGAGCACCGCGAGTATCGGGTCTATATCTCGGCGTTCGAACCGGGGACGACGATCAAGCGCCTGGTCGATAGCGATCTCAATATTGTCGAACTGCCGCGCGACGGCATCGTACTGAACGAATACCTGGCCGAGGAAATCCTCGGTATCGAGACCGGCGAACTGCTTACGGTCGAAATTCTGGAAGGCAGCATGCCGGTTCGACGGATTCCCGTGGCTGCACTGATCCGCCAAGACCTCGGTGTCGGCGCCTATATGGACCTGGACGCTCTCAACCGCCTGATGCAGGAAGGCGACGTCATCTCGGGTGCCTATCTCTATATCGATGATCGCTACGCTAACGAGATTTACCAGCATCTGAAGGACCGGCCGAGAATCGTCGGTTCCGTGATCCGAACCCAGGAGATCGATAACTTTCACCGCACCATGGACGAAACCATGCTGTTCTGGACCTTCGTGGCGACCCTCTTTTCCGTTGTTATCGCGGTGGGCGTGGTCTACAACAGCGCGCGCATCACGCTGACAGAGCGCAGCCGCGAACTGGCCAGCCTGCGCGTACTGGGTTACACGCGTGGCGAAATCTCTTATATCCTGCTCGGCGAACTGGCATTGCTGACCCTAACAGCCATGCCGCTGGGCCTGTGGTTCGGGCACGAGCTGTGCCGTTATATCGCCGCCAGCATTGGCAACGAAATGTACCGCGTACCCCTGGTTCTCGAGCCTTCCACCTATGCTTTTGCCGCGCTGGTGGTATTGATTGCCGCCGCCGTTTCAGCCTTGCTGGTGCGGCGCCGGCTGGACGAACTCGACCTGATCGAAGTATTGAAAACAAAGGATTAACTATGAACGTACAATGGCAAAGACGCATCACCTGGCTGACCGTACTGTTGCTAATCGTGGCTGCACTGGCATATGGATTCAGGCCCCAGCCACGCCTGGTCGATATCGCCGAGGCGAAACGCGCGCCCATGCAGGTCACCATCCAGGAGGAGGGCAAGACCCGCGTAATCGATCGCTATATAATCACCGCGCCGGTCGCCGGCACCACCTGCCGCGTCGACCTGGAAGTGGGCGACCTCATCGAGAAAGACGAAACTCTCGTCAATATCAACCCGCTGCAATCGCAAGCGCTCGACCCTCGTAGCCGGGCCGAGGCACGCGCCCGGGTTTCCGCTGCGGAAGCCTCGTTGCACGCCGCCGAACAGAACGTCAGCGTCGCGCGTGCCGAAGCCGACCTGGCCGTCACGGAACTGGCGCGACTCGAGCCGCTCGTGGAAGCGGGTCACATCTCTGCAGAAAGGCTCGACCAGGCCAGAGCAGTCAAGCGCGGCACTGAGGCCAGACTGCGCTCCGCCTTGTTCGCCGTGGACGTCGCCAAATACGAACTCGAGGCGGCGCGCACGGCGCTGCGTTACACGGGAAACACGTCGTCGGATCCAGAAGATATCGTGCGGGTGGCCGCGCCCGTCACCGGCAGGATTCTCAAACTGCATCAGGAATGTGAAGGCGTGGTCAGCCGCGGCCAGCCCCTGCTGGAAATCGGCGATACCCGCTCGCTGGAAATCGAGACCGATGTCCTCTCCGCGGACGCGGTGAAGATCAAACCGGGAATGCCCGTCCTGTACGAGCGCTGGGGTGGCGAAAAACCGCTGACCGGCCGAGTGCGGCGCGTGGAGCCGGTCGGTTTCACCAAGATCTCCGCCCTGGGCGTGGAAGAACAACGCGTGCTGATCATCTCCGACATCACCTCGGACGCCGAACGATGGCAAACCCTCGGCGATGGTTACCGTGTCGAGTCACGCTTCATACTCTGGGAAAACGAGGACGTGTTGCAAATTCCGGCCAGCGCCCTGTTTCGTATCGATGATCAATGGGCTCTATTTGTCATGGAAAACAACAAGGCCAAACGGCGCGGGGTCAAAGTCGGGCAACGTAACGGACTGTCCGCACAGATACTGGAAGGCCTGGCGGAGGGTGACGCCGTGATTACACATCCGGACAAAACGATTGAAGATGGCATCGGAGTGAAACAAAGATGAGAATAAATGTAATCAGTCATTCGTGGCTTGCGCCCTATTGTTTCCCATGGTCGAGGGCTGCCTGAAGCCATTGGTAGACACCCGGTCGGCAAGTCTTGCGTTGCAAAGCGGATGTCGAGCCCGGTGCTGGTTGAGCGTACGGGTGAATTCGGCCCACCCGCTTCCAGCGGAATATAAAGCTCCTTTTCCGGTCGGTTACAGCTGCTATTCGAAAAAAAGCACGATGTCAGTTTTTCCGTTCGAGTATCTGCTTCAGGATAATTAAAAACTTGCGGTAATCTCGAAAACTGCCCGGATTTCTGGTGAAGGCGCCAGGCAAAAAGTTCGATAGGTGACCACGACGGGGACCCAAACACCAAAAAGCCGGTTGGGCATGCTCAACCGGCTTTTTTTATTCATCTGATAACGATTATTTACTAACCCAGATTGTTGGGGTCCCCACCATCGACAATTTGCCTTTAACCTGTCTGGAATGGTTGCTGTTTCACGTGATAGGATCGGTAAAGTGTTAAAACCGTTGGAAAATCGATCATCACTGCTTTACCCTTCCATGCAAGATAACCTCCAGCCACTTCTTACTGCCGTTCAGCGTAATTGCCATATTTCTGATGCACGGCACGCCGGTGATTACACCCTGTGTGTATATCTCCTTAAGATGAGGGAATATTTCCGCTGGGAGATGGGTTATGCGTTTCACGACAACCTGCCTGACGGCGATCTCGGCGACTGGCTAAAAGAGCGCGAACTCTACTGGCAAACCATTGAAGACGAGTCTTTTGCCAATTTACCGATCGCCGGCGACAGTTATGATCCCTTCGACATCGACGCGCTAAACGTGGCGTTGAATCCGCACGGACTGATTTATAGCGGTGGATTCGGTTACAAACACACGCCGCATTTTTTCCTCGGTAGGCTGGGACATATCGAAAAGCAAGCCGACTTTACCATCCTCCTATCGGAAAACGAGTACGCACGGGATTTGACGGCCCCGCCAGCAATGACGCGCAACGGCACGATCTTCGTCCGGCGCGAGTCTCTGCGACGCATGATCTGGGAAAAGATCGAGGAATGGCAGTGGAACCGGCAAGAAAACGCGATGGCCCGCGCAATTCGCGGCTTCGACTTCGAACATAACACCGAGACCGCGCTCGAGAATATGACCGATTCGGTGCTCGACTCGGCGCTGTTGCATGAAAAGGGAGAAGTGCTTGCGGGAAAGCGGCTGGGGCCGGAATGGGAGCAGATGCTTGCCGACCTGCCGCGATCGAAAACCGAAATCATGATCCGCGCCGTGCGCGATAATCTTGCCGACTCGCTGACGACGCTTCCCGTCCTGCTTCGTAAAGGAGACGACCCCTCATTGCACTTTTTCTTTGCGAATCTTACGAATATGCGCAAGGAACTTTTTCCGTCGCTTACGCGGTCTTATGAAAACTGGGTAACAACTGGCAAACGCAACGGTATCGAGGCGCTGGTATCGGCGAGCGAGAACCACTGGAACAGGCTTGCAAACCAGGTGCTCGTTACGTATCGAAAGAATTCCGATGATTTTTCCGACCGGCTAAATGACCTGATTGAAAATAACAAATTCTAGAATTGCCTAAAGGGTACTAGCGCAGCTCAGGCGGTTTCCCGGGGATGGCCGGGCGATTAATATTCCAGGACATCGTAATTCTGGGGCGAATATGGCTATGTGGCATGCAATAGTCACCCTTGCGATATATATTGACCCAGCACTGGTCGACCACTGCCTGGTCGAAATCAAGGCCATTGACGAAAAAAGCAATGGCGCGCGCATGAACCAAATCGGCTTCGGGCACATTCCAGCGATCGATATGGTCTATTTTTGTTCCACAACCTCCGCGCATAAGCTGGATCAAAAAATCGGGATCGTTTTCGAGATCTAGAATCGCCTTCGCCAGGTTTTCGTTTAAATTTGAGGGACCTTCGAATATTGTGGAATGTACTTTGGTTTCAGCATTTACGTAGGGGAAAACGTGCTGGTCCGAAGGCTAAACTTCTGCCGGCTCCTGATTTATGACAACCACTTTTTCTAGTTCAGATTCTTCCATTTTATTGGCCATAAGATTTCGAACTTTGAAGCTTTGATAAACGAAGCACAAGAATAATAAAGTGGGTGAGCAGACATTCTATTGACAATCGAACTTCTGCAAACGATCAATTTTTACATCTGAGCAATAAAAAATCCCGCGGTGGCGGGGCGTACGGGTTGGAAATGTCATACACCGAAATGCAATACATTAGCTAGTCAGCTTTGAGGCTCTCGGCCAATGACAACAGGGCTGCTTTCAGTTCTTCATCTTCAATCCAGTCCGCGTTACGCCGAATCGCCCTGATCGATTCAGCACTGACTGCGCGCGGTTCACGCGCGGTTTGAATTTTATCAATCTTTAACAGCGAATCCGGAACGGTGCGGAATTTCAAAGCCTGCTCGAGGTGAAAGGTTTCCCGCAACTGCTGCGCGATCTCCCCGCTATGCAAACGCAGGTAGTTCGCCACCATCGGGCTGCTCGCGGCAATCACGATTTCATGCCGATTGACGTTCAGCAGCGTTACTGCCTGGTTCACCGATTCGGGCAGGTTCTGTTCCAGGAAATGCTGGATCTCGGGCCCGAGGCGAGTAACCTCTTCAAACCCGGCCGGCAGCACCGACTGGCAAAGCCTTGATAATTTCTTCGATCCCATCAGGCCCTGCGTCGCTGGCGCTTCGGACGATGCGTTTCGCGGCTTTTCCTGCCCAGGTCGAGACGCCGATAAACCCGGGTCACCACTTCTTCATCCAGTAATCGCGACTTACCGGGCTTTAACCACTTCGGCAGCCTGAACTGGTCATAGCGCACCCGGGTCAGGCGGCTCACCTCGACCCCAACCGCTTCCCAGAGGCGTCGCACCTCGCGGTTGCGTCCTTCCTTTAAAACCACGTGATACCAGTGATTGCTGCCGCTACCGCCGGAATCGATAATATCTTCAAAATGGGCCATGCCATCTTCAAGCTGAACACCATCGCGCAGCTGCTGCAGCATTTCATGACTGACGGCACCGTGCACGCGCACCGCATACTCGCGTTCTACCTCGAAAGACGGATGCATGAGGCGATTCGCGAGTTCACCATCGTTGGTAAATAACAGCAGTCCGCTGGTATTGATGTCGAGCCGCCCGATACTGACCCAGCGACCCTGGTTCAGACGCGGCAAATTCCTGAACACGTCATCGCGTCCCTCGGGGTCCGAGCGCGTGCAGACCTCGCCCACCGGCTTGTGGTACATCAGGATCTTTGGTTTGGCAACGTGACGCTGCAGGCGCAGCAGCTTGCCATCGATCGCGATCTTTTCGCGGCCGTTGATCTGATCGCCCGGTTTAGCGGTTTTGCCGTTGACGCTGATGCGCCCCTGCTGTAGCAGCGCGTCAATATGGCGCCGCGAACCGGCACCCTGGTTGGCTAAATATTTCTGTATGCGCTCCATCGCGCGATTATACAGCAGGCCAGAGCCGCGCCCTAAGTTAATGTCATCCCGCGGCTCGACCGGGCCGCGTAGGTCGCGGGATCCAGTATTTAATGCACTGCAACTCCTCCCTGGAAACCGCGTTATCCAGGGATTATCTAATTGGCGTCCCTGACTCAGATAACATTCTGACACTGGTTACCGTGGGCGGAATACATTTTTGCCCGCAAAAATTTTTTCCGCCCACCCTTGTATCATCATGCTCAAAAAAGTTGATTACCGCGCAGCCGGTACTAGCGATGGAGGGAATGCCTTGCAGGTCAGTTAATGGCCCAGCGCTGGCCGATGCCAGTCGAGGATTCGGAGATCAGGGTTTTCGCATTGCTGTCGAGCTTGAGGTCGAGAATCGTCGCCGAGTCCGGCTGCACCTTGTGTTTGACTTTCGGTTTCCAGGTTTCGCGGCGTTTACCGCTAGCAACATCCCAGATATCGATCGCCTTGGCCGCCCGGCCGGTCGCGAGCGTACGGTTGTCATCCGAAAAGTCGGCCGAGACCAACGTCATCCTGACTTCATCGAGACGCGACACCAGTTCACCCTTGCCGCGCGTCGTGTAAACACGTGCGTCACCGATATGGGCATTCGCGAGCGCAAGTTCACCGTCATCGGACAGCGCAACCAGCGAGATCTTGTACTCCAGGTTCTTCGACCAAAGATGTTCACCATTGCTCAAATCCCACAGACTGGCGTGCCAGTCATCGGCGCCGGTCAACGCGAAGCGACCATCCTTCGAAAGCGCCACGCTGGTAACCTTCTCGTGATGGGCAAACACGAAGCGCATCTCGCCTTCGATCATATCGAAATAAACCGCCTGGTTGTCCTTGCTGCCGATCAGCGCGAAACGACCGTTCGCCGACACTGCGACATCGGTCAGGTTGGGCCAGGTCCAGTAACCGGTAAGACGTCCCGACTCCACTGCCCAGCGCGCAATCGAATTTTGTTCAATCGTGACCAGCACATTTCCGAGCTCCGAGAATGCAGCGGCAATAACACCGCCTTCACCACCTTCTTCGTGCTGAACGCTGTACTTGACCCGGTTGGTTTGTAAATCCCAGACCCGGGCAAATCCGCCAATTTCACCGGTCAGCAGGTACTTGCCATCGGGGCTGATAGCAGCGCCGTAGGAACCGGTGTCGGCATGCACCCAGGTATCGAGCGCCTGTTTTTGCTCACTGCAGGCAGTCAGCAAGGCGCAAATAGTTATTAGACTAACAAGGCATCGCATCTACCCGATTATAGATGCTAATTGGCGGCTGCCTCGATTTTTTCCTCGAACGAAAATTCAGGATTGAACTGGTCGATGTCACGAATTTCAGCCAGCGTCGGCAACTCGTTGAGCGACTTCAGGTTGAAGTAATCGAGAAACGCGTTGGTGGTACCATACAGTGTCGGCCTGCCCGGGACTTCCTTGTGCCCCAGCGATTTAACCCAGTCGCGTTCTTCCAGCGTCCTGATGATGTTGGTACTGACGCTGACACCCCGGATATCCTCGATTTCGCCGCGCGTGATCGGTTGACGGTAAGCGATCAGGGCCAGCGTTTCCATCAGCGCGCGCGAGTAGCGCGGTGGCTTTTGCTCCCACAGGCGCACCACCCAGGTTTCGAAATCGGCCTTGACCTGGAATCGAAATCCCGAGGCGACCTGTTTCAACTCGAAACCACTGCCGTCGTATTTTTCCTGCAGTTGCTGGATTGCCTGGCGAATCTCATCCTTGCCGGGCTGCTCAATATCGCCGGCAAACAAATCAGACATCTGGTTGACCGATAGCGGTTTATCGCTGGCCGCAAACAGGGCTTCGAGGATGGCTTTGAGTTTTTCGATTTGCATAATTTATGATCTGGCTTTGACGTAGATCGGGCCATAGGGCTCGGTTTGCACAAGATCGATCAGCGATTCCTTGAGCAGCTCAAGAATCGCGACGAAACTGACAACGACGCCCATACGCCCTTCGGCTGGATTGAAAAAGTCATTAAAGCTGGTGAAATCGTCGGCCGAGATACGACCCAGCACGATCACCATGCGTTCACGCACCGACAGCGGCTCACGATCGACATGATGACTGGCAAACTGCTCGGCGCGGTTGACGACGTCGCGAAACGCACTCATCAGGTCATTCAGATCGACCGTCGGTAGCGCCAGCTTGACCTTGAACTTGGGAATATCGATGTGGGTCGGATGGATTTCGCGTTCCATTCGATCGAGCCCATCGAGGTCTTCCGCCGCCTGTTTAAACTGCTCGTATTCCTGCAGGCGTCGAATCAGCTCGGCACGCGGGTCTTCCTCGTCCTGCGATTCCGTGGGTCGCGGCAGCAGCATACGCGACTTGATTTCGGCCAGCATCGATGCCATCACCAGGTATTCCGCGGCCAGTTCGAGTTCGAGATTGTCCATCAGGTGGATGTATTCCATGTACTGCCGGGTGATCGCGGCTATGGGTATATCGAGGATATCGATATTCTGGCGCTTGATCAGGTAGAGCAACAGATCGAGAGGCCCTTCGAAAGCCTCGAGAAATACCAGCAGCGCGTCGGGCGGGATATAGAGATCCTGCGGAATAACGGTCAGCGGCTCGCCCTCAACCAGGGCAAACGGCATTTCCTCCTGGATCGATGTACTACTGGTGAAAACTTTTTCCATGGTTTTATCGATACTACCTGCGCCCGGTTAATCCCATGACCTTGCGCACTTCTTCGATGGTATCCTGCGCAACGTCACGAGCGGCCTCGCAGCCTTCGTTGATGATGCTGTCGACCCCGGAAAGATCGCCCAGGTATTCCTTGACACTCTGCTGTATCGGTTTTAACTCCTCGACGATTGAATCGATGACGTATTGCTTGCAGTCGATGCAGCCGATCGACGCCGTTCTGCAACCCTCTCCAAGTTTTTGCTTGGTCGCTTCATCGGTATAGACCTCGTGAAACTCCCACACCGGGCATTTGTCCGGGTCTCCCGGATCCGTGCGCCGCACGCGTGCCGGGTCGGTCGGCATGGTTTTGATTTTCTGGGTAATGCTGTCCTTGTCTTCGCGCAATGCGATCGTATTGTTATAGGACTTCGACATTTTCTGCCCGTCAGTCCCGGGCATTTTTGACGACACGGTCAGCAGGGCCTGCGGTTCCGGCAGGATAATGCGTCCCTCGCCATCGAGGTAGCCCAGCAGTCGTTCGTGGTCACTCAAACTGATGTTCTGTTGCGATTCCAGCAACGCGTGACCAATCGACAGTGCCTCGCTATCACCCTGCTCCTGGTAGCGCTTGCGTGCATCCTGGTAAAGCCTGGCGTTTTTCTTGCCCATCTTATTAATCGCGGCGCTGACCTTGTTTTCAAAATCAGGTTCGCGACCATAGAAATGATTAAAGCGGCGTGCAACCTCGCGCGTCAGCTCGACATGAGCGACCTGGTCATCGCCCACCGG
The genomic region above belongs to Gammaproteobacteria bacterium and contains:
- a CDS encoding tryptophan--tRNA ligase — protein: MNTISQNNRVLSGMRPTGLLHLGHYHGVLKNWIELQHSYECFYFVADWHALTTHYEDPSIIAESTRDMVIDWLAAGVNPGTATLFIQSRIPEHAELHLLLSMITPLGWLERVPSFKDQQEKINDRDLSTYGFLGYPLLQSADILMYKAGFVPVGDDQVAHVELTREVARRFNHFYGREPDFENKVSAAINKMGKKNARLYQDARKRYQEQGDSEALSIGHALLESQQNISLSDHERLLGYLDGEGRIILPEPQALLTVSSKMPGTDGQKMSKSYNNTIALREDKDSITQKIKTMPTDPARVRRTDPGDPDKCPVWEFHEVYTDEATKQKLGEGCRTASIGCIDCKQYVIDSIVEELKPIQQSVKEYLGDLSGVDSIINEGCEAARDVAQDTIEEVRKVMGLTGRR